A genomic region of Carassius carassius chromosome 27, fCarCar2.1, whole genome shotgun sequence contains the following coding sequences:
- the LOC132107336 gene encoding isthmin-2-like, with product MITARKSVWVLLTVLLAALMQRAISFPVRHHKRPRHGDSTGNQVQNELADPRPHQHRWLQHHSTGVLPQPEPEEESKPFVLDLKNFPDLANADTDSQNPNIQVTIEVLDDPPMEMDKDLVKEWSNDWPTSSPSSTVEWLGGKKLFWPLFWGYTDVDSGEDGTGQAVEEEDDYALEYDSGEALPSGLDKTGGIWESPWTQRHYDKKEEEWSAWGPCSVTCGNGNQTRSRSCGDFCISTESRSCDLVPCPDDWNSVAHVFPFEMENGTEPFGTDVDSCEKWLNCKSEFLQRYLQQVLTDLPSCPCTYPSEASTNIVSLLDAGHDQTFRWRDASDPKERLDIYKPSARSCLRSGLSTDGTTLAAQHCCYDDNKLLITRGKGAGTPNLISTEFSPELHFKVDVMPWILCKGDWSRFHSVRPPNNGLHCTENPQQDIFMNELEEAREY from the exons ATGATAACAGCGCGTAAAAGTGTATGGGTGCTTTTAACTGTGCTGCTGGCTGCCTTGATGCAGCGCGCGATCAGCTTCCCTGTGAGGCATCACAAGAGACCCAGACACGGCGACTCTACAGGG AACCAAGTCCAGAACGAGCTGGCAGACCCTCGTCCCCACCAACACAGGTGGCTCCAGCATCACTCAACAGGTGTCCTACCACAGCCTGAGCCCGAGGAAGAATCAAAACCCTTTGTCCTAGACCTCAAAAACTTTCCAGACCTGGCAAATGCTGACACTGACTCCCAAAACCCAAACATTCAG GTGACCATTGAGGTGTTGGATGACCCCCCCATGGAAATGGACAAGGACCTGGTTAAAGAATGGAGCAATGACTGGCCCACATCTTCTCCCTCCTCCACTGTAGAATGGCTGGGCGGAAAGAAGCTTTTCTGGCCTTTATTTTGGGGCTACACAGATGTAGATTCGGGCGAGGATGGTACTGGCCAAGCAGTGGAGGAAGAGGATGATTATGCACTGGAGTATGACAGTGGGGAGGCCCTTCCTAGTGGACTGGACAAGACAGGTGGCATTTGGGAAAGCCCATGGACTCAACGCCATTATG ACAAAAAAGAGGAAGAATGGAGCGCATGGGGTCCCTGTAGTGTCACTTGTGGAAATGGCAACCAGACCCGCTCACGTTCATGTGGAGATTTCTGCATCTCCACCGAATCCCGAAGCTGTGACCTTGTGCCATGCCCAG ATGATTGGAACAGTGTGGCTCACGTCTTTCcatttgagatggaaaatggTACAGAACCCTTTGGCACTG ATGTTGACAGCTGTGAGAAGTGGTTGAATTGTAAGAGTGAGTTTCTCCAACGTTACCTGCAGCAGGTATTGACTGATTTACCCAGCTGTCCATGCACCTATCCTTCAGAAGCCTCCACCAATATAGTCAGTCTGCTGGATGCAGGACATGACCAGACCTTCCGATGGAGGGATGCTAGCGACCCAAAAGAGCGGCTGGACATCTACAAGCCCTCGGCACGCTCTTGCTTGCGTTCTGGCCTCTCAACAGATGGCACCACTCTGGCCGCACAGCATTGTTGCTATGATGACAACAAGCTTCTAATTACAAGGGGCAAGGGTGCAGGTACTCCCAACCTAATAAGCACAGAGTTCTCTCCAGAGCTGCATTTTAAGGTGGATGTAATGCCTTGGATTCTGTGCAAAGGAGACTGGAGTAGGTTTCATTCTGTCCGCCCACCCAATAATGGCCTGCATTGCACAGAAAACCCCCAACAGGACATTTTCATGAATGAATTGGAGGAGGCCAGAGAATATTAA